A single genomic interval of Spinacia oleracea cultivar Varoflay chromosome 6, BTI_SOV_V1, whole genome shotgun sequence harbors:
- the LOC130463539 gene encoding uncharacterized protein yields the protein MYLSNLAQGEKVQWHRYIWNRLSIPKHRFILWLATLDKLKTRSRLHRMGIAADCSCPICGIKPETVAHLFFECTYSVECGTAVLKWLAFSHCKSGLIALLRWVQRTASSDFRRRVAYTAISATVYHVWKARNTCIWQLQVPSIQKLVKDIQGDVKYRVQHLISKKVSSSDLLWFHTL from the coding sequence ATGTATCTGAGCAATTTGGCTCAAGGGGAGAAAGTTCAGTGGCACAGATATATTTGGAATAGACTGTCAATTCCTAAACATAGATTCATTCTATGGTTGGCTACTCTTGATAAATTAAAAACCAGATCCAGGCTTCACAGAATGGGGATTGCTGCTGATTGTAGTTGCCCTATTTGTGGTATTAAGCCAGAAACTGTGGCACACTTGTTCTTTGAGTGCACCTATAGTGTGGAGTGTGGTACTGCTGTGTTGAAATGGCTTGCTTTTTCCCATTGCAAGTCTGGCCTCATTGCTTTACTCAGGTGGGTTCAGAGAACTGCTTCTAGTGATTTCAGAAGGAGGGTGGCTTATACTGCCATTAGTGCTACTGTGTATCATGTATGGAAAGCTAGGAACACCTGCATCTGGCAGCTGCAAGTCCCTAGCATTCAGAAACTTGTCAAAGACATTCAAGGGGATGTCAAATATCGTGTACAGCATCTGATCAGTAAGAAAGTCTCTAGTAGTGATCTCTTATGGTTTCACACTTTGTAG